GCGATCGCCTTTTTCAAAACCTTTAAACTCCCTCATTTGCGATGCGATCGCTATTCCTAATCAGTCTAAATTAGTACAAAACTTCTTTCAAAGACACTAAAAAACTATCTACACTATTACTAGCATCGGCATTTAACCGACTTTAAGGGTGAATACTTTTATGAGTCATGACCCTATCGAGCTATATCAACCAATCAATGCTCTCAAACCTGTCGATAAAAATATTTGGATTGTGGATGGGTCAGTTGTAAGAATGGCAATGTATGGAATGGCTATTCCTTTTTCGACTCGGATGACGGTTATACGGTTAAACAACGGTGAATTATGGTGTCATTCACCCATCGAACTGACGGAAGCACTAAAAACAGAGATTGATACACTCGGTTCAGTCCGTCATCTCATTCCACCTAATAAGATTCATTATGCTCACATTAGCATTTGGGCTAAAGCGTATCCAGAGGCGATCGCTTGGGCATCACCGGGAGTGCGAGAACGGGCTGCCTAGCAAAAGATTCAAGTCACTTTCAATGCTGATCTTACGGACAAACCACCTGCAAATTGGGCAAATGAAATTGACCAGTTAATTTTTCGCGGTAGTCGATTTATGGATCTGACTTTTCCCGTTAAGTCTTGAAAAGCTTGCTCAAAAAGGATTTAGGGCAAGGTACAAGGTTTACAGTAAAATAACCCAAGCGTGGTATCAGAGGCGACAAATGATGTTGGACTGGTGGGAGAAAAATTTTGCGACTTGTGAGTTGGGCGATAAGCCTGACGGCATGGCTACGCTTACCGCCGATTGAATGAGCGTGCAATGTCAATTGGCTATGCTTTAAGTCAAGGATTTGGCAAAGCACTGTCAGAAATCTTCAGTGGAGCAACCGTACTCAAGAGGGCTTATGAGTTTTTGCCAACCCAAAAGTAGAATTTTCAAAACTAATAGAGCCGCACTGTCAAATGACGGCGGAAACTGTTGCAGAATATGATGTAGTGTTGTGTGTTGGAGACACTACTTTTCTTGATTATGGCAGTATTACGGTGAAAAAAGAAGGTTACGGCCCGATTGGTAAGGGAGGTAACGGTTTAATATTACACAGCGCTTTAGCTATAGAACCTGAAAAAGGTCAGTCCCTTGGTCTGTTATGGCAAAAACTTTGGAATCGAGAGCCAAAACAGAAGCTACCAAAAGATGAAACTCCGACACAGAAGAAACAACGGCAAGCAGCAGCCCGTAAAGAAGCCAGAAAACGCCCCTTTGAGCAAAAAGAATCTTACAGATGGGTAGAAGCACTTACCACTGTAGAAAACGAAGTTAGCAAGTCCACCCGCGTGATTCATGTCTTTGATAGAGAAGGTGATATCACAGAGGTTTTTGATAAAGCTCGTCAACTTCAGCATACGGGAGTTTTGGTACGTGCGGCTCACAACCGTAGTTTAGATCAAAATAGTGAACGTCTATGGTCAAAGCTGGAAGCTCAATCTATCGGTTTTGAACAGGAAATCAAACTCCCAGATACGAGCAAGCGCTCTGCCCGCAAAGCAAAGCTGGCTGTAAGATTTTGTCCCGTTAACCTCCGTACTCCCTACCGTTTTGACAATCGCGATCCTCTACTTGTGTATGCTATTTATGCCACAGAAGTTGATTGTCCAGAAGGTGAAACCCCTGTAGAATGGATGTTGCTAACCACGGAAGTTGTCGCAGATATCCAGATGGCTTCTACAATTTTAAATTGGTATTCTTACCGTTGGCAAGTGGAAGAGTATCATAAAATTTTCAAGTCAGGGTGTCAGGTAGAAAGATACAGACTTGCTGCTGATGGGATGAAAACCTTAATTGGTTTCTTGAGTGTGATTGCTGTTGAGCTTTTGCAGTTGACTTATCTACACCGTACCCAGCCAAACGCCGACGCAATTGTTATCCTCAATCCCCTTGAGCTTCGCATTTTGAAAGCTAAATCACCCAAACTACCCGAGATATTAACAGTTAGTTGGGCTGTGGGAGCGATCGCTCGTTTAGGGGGTTACTTAGAACATCGACATAAAACCCCTATTGGTATTCAGGTACTGTAGCGAGGCTGGTTAAAATTACATGACCTCTGTGAGGGATGGCAGCTTGCTAGAGAGACTTAACGGGAAAAGTCAGATTTATGGATGAAGTCGTCTTCTTTCACCGCAACAGTACTACCCTGATTCTGGCTGACTTGATCGAGAACTTCGAGCCAAGTAAAGTAAGTCAGAATTTTGGTTGGCTAATAAAACTAGCAGGCAGTGCCGACCCAGATGGTAAAGCGCCACTTGATTTGCGACTAACATTTTGGGGACACAAGGTTCAAGCGCGTCAATGTATTGAGCAGTTGCTGCAATGGCAACCTGAAAGAATTATTCTGTCGCATGGCCGTTGGTATGCGGCGAATGGTGCTGCTGAACTGCGTCGCGCTTTTCGTTGGCTGGGAGATTTTGGATGATACAAAAAAGTATTTCCAAAGATAGTAGAAACCCATTTGCAATAATTTTTCAAATGGGTATTACAGTCTTTTTTATAATCCAGTAAAGTTGTAACCAACTCCGAGCATCAATCCTACATCCGTTTGATCCAAAAACGCCGCATTCACCCCTGCTGTTGCTGTTAAGTTAGTATTTAAAGGAACATCTACACCACCAGATAAAAGTAAGCCAACGTCTGGATCATCACTAGTTTCAATCGCTACACCTGCTCCAACGTATGGTGCGACAGCGAATGTGTCTTGAAAAGCGTCTGCTGTACGAAAATTAAAGTCATAAGTGAGAGGAACCAGAACAACAGGGTCATCCTCAATCGCTACAGATGGTCGTACAGATAAGGTACGTGTCAGCCCAATTTTGCTGATTACCATAAAGCTACCTTCACCTAAAGCTGAATCACCACCTAAACCAATGTTGCCAGCAACTCCAATATAGCTAGAGCCACCACGGGTAGTTCGACCTGGATTAACATTGACTTGCGCCACCTCAGCAGAAGTTTTAGAAGCAGGCTGTGTTGGCTGGGGAATCAAATCGGCTGCTTTTGTTGAAATTTTACTGGAAGTCGATATTTGTGCTTGAGCAGATAATCCACTTCCCAGCATTGTGATTGTAGAGGAAATAAACAACGCAGAAAATTGCTGTAACCAAATACTATTCATTTTTCAACCTTCCAAATAATTTTGTATGAAGAAATCAGGTTTCAAAAAGCAATCTAATTCGTAACAAAATTGCTGTTAATTTCCTAACTGATTAAAGCTGATATTAGGCAACTTCATTAACTGCATAGATAATACTATTCCGAGCCTGAATTACACTTTTGAAATTAACTTGGAAAAGTGGAAAACTTGTGGATATAAGCAATATTGTCAAAATTGCTCAGAGTTTACCAGACATTTTACCTAGGCTGGCAACAACGGCAATTAACTCAGCTGCTCTAACTGGTTTAGCAACATGTAGCTGAAATCCTGCCGCTAATGCTTCTTTATAATCTTCTACCCTGGCGTATCCCGTCAGTGCAATAGCAGGAATCCGCCCGCCTAGCTCTGGTTCAAGTTTTCTGATTTTACGCATCAGCGCGTAGCCATCCTCACCTGGCATCCCAATGTCGCTGATTAACACATCTGGATGTAATTTTTCTAGTGCCTCAAGTGCCTGTCCTGTAGAGCTAAAAGCACTAACTTCTGCTCCACACTCTTCGAGTACTGCGGTAATCCACTGCCGCACATCTGCCTCGTCATCTACAACCAATACCCGCAAGCCACTAAGAGGATTGGGGACTGGGGATTGGGGATTGGGGGCTGGGGACTGGGAAAAGAAGTGTAAATTATTGTCTCCTGCCCCTCTGCTTCCCTGCTCCTCGGTCACTGAGCGTAGTCGAAGTGCTGCCCCTCTGCTTTCTTCTAAAATCGGCAACTTGACTGTAAATGTCGCTCCTTGCCCTATTCCTTGGCTTTGGGCATCAATTGTACCACCGTGTAGTTCTACCAGATGAAGTGCGATCGCTAACCCTAAACCTAGTCCTTTATTTGAACGAGTATGAGTACTATCTGCTTGCCAAAAGCGCTCAAATACGTGAGGTAGGAAATCTGGACTGATGCCCTTACCGGTATCAGTTACTTCAATTTGGAGATAATTAGGAATTGCGGGTTGGGAAAACTCTTCCCTACTCCCCATTTCCTTAGACAATCGCACTTCAACTCGTCCACCGTTGGGTGTAAATTTGATGGCATTAGTAAGTAGATTTAATACTACTTGTTGCAAGCGATCTGAGTCACCCCAAATTTTTTCTATTGAGGTATCAAGTATAGTCTCAAGTTGAATATCCTTAGCATTTGCCAGTGATTGTACAACCTCAATTGCGGCTGTAATTACTTCTACTAAATCTACCAAATCAATGGACAGTGAAAGCTCTCCTCTAACAATCCGCGAAATATCAAGTAAGTCTTCAATAAGTTGCATTTGCAAATTAGCATTGCGCTCAATTATCTCCAGCGCGAGAGTTGCTTTAGCTTCATCTAACACACCCGTTTGTAACATTCCAGCCCAACCGATAATTGCAGTCATGGGGGTACGTAATTCGTGAGAAACTATTGCTAAAAATTCGTCTTTGGAACGGTTTGCGGCTTCTGCTGCACTTTGGGCAGCTTCGCTAACGGCGCGTGCAGCTTGTTCTCGCAGTAATAGTTGCTCTTTTTCTTCTTCAGCCTGTTTACGTTCAGTAATATCTTGCATAATTTTAGAAAAGCCGCGCAGATTTCCATCGTCATCTAGTAAAGGTGTGATGAGACAATGCGCCCAGAAAAATGTACCATCTTTACGAATATGCCAGCGATTCTCCCTAGAAAAACCTTCAGCTACTGCTTTTCTTAATACTTGCTTGGGTAGTCCCTGCTTAATTGCTTCAGGTGAAAAAACTCGTTCAAAAGGTTGACCAATTATTTCTGCTTCCTGATAACCTAAAATACGTTCTGCTCCAATGTTCCAAGTGGTAACGTTACCGTTTGGATCTAGCATAAAAATTGCGTAATTAGTTACTCCTTCTACTAATAGCCGATAACGTTCTTCACTTTGACGCAGACTGTCTTGACTTTCACGTAGACGCTCATAATTTTGCAGGGCTGCTACCGCGTTCATTTGGGCTTGTGATCGCGCCTGACGCAATGCAGTGTTAAGTAAGCTAATCAACAACGCTACTAACACAAACTGAAGCAACCCCACTACACTGAACCCAGTAATAGCCAGAGAATAAAAAGGTGGTAAAAGAAAGTAGGCGCAGACTATAGCAGACAAAAAAGTCGCCAACAGTCCTGGGTTTAAACCACCATACCAGGAACTAACCATGACAGCAGCTAAAAACAGTGGGTAAATGGAATTCAGCCTGTGTAGCTGCCATAGAAGCAGTGTCAGTAGTAAAGCCAGTAAAACCGTTAAGAATGCAATGCCATAGCCTTGTAGTTGCGATCGTCGCGTCAATCCCCACATTTTTTATTACTTCTGGTTATGCCATAGGTTTATTAAACTTCTACCCTAGTTTTCCACTTTCAAGTTTTACCATAAAAAATTATTCTTAAGAGTATGGTAGCTCTAAACAATACTCCTCATCATAATATTGGAAAAATCAAAGCACTAAAGAATAATTTAAAACAGGAAGATAATAACAATGACCTCTAAGCAAATCTTAGTTATTGATGATGAAGATGACATCCGTCAATTGATTCAGACTTGTCTAGAAATAATGGGAGGCTGGAAGGTGTTGACTGCTACTTCAGGTAATCAGGGATTACTATTAGCTCAGTCATCTCAACCCGATGCTATCCTTTTGGATGTAATGATGCCTGATATGGATGGTTTGACAACTTTTCAAAAACTACAGGCTAATCAAATAACTAAAAATATACCTGTGATTTTGCTTACAGCTAGAGGACGCGCTAATGACCAACGTCTATTCAACGATCTAGGTGTCAGAGGCATAATCAGTAAACCATTTAATCCTCAGAAACTAGCTGTTCAAGTAGCAGCAGCTTTGAAATAAAGTACATTGAAAAATGTAAAGATTTAGATGCCAAAGATAGGATTACTGTAGTATCTCTAATTTAGGGTAGATATGCTTCAACTAAATGCTCTATCTATAGTACTATTAACCTCTTCCCTAAGTCGTATTTTTCCCAGAGAATACATATTCTGCTCTAGTTTTCCACTTTTAGTCTCTAAATTTAAAACTAAGCTCAATATTAGTTCTGAATTTTGGATAGGTTATTTTATTTCCAACTAAAAAGCCTAGTTTTCCAAAACCAAAAGTAAATATATTAATTTATGAATTTTATATAAAACATGAAACATGAAATTTAACTCCAATTCTCTATAGCGTTTCCTAGTCTGCTGAGGTACAAATCTCTGCGTACCTCTGCGCTTTACTTTGCGTCCCTTTGCGTTTCAAAATATTATCTGTACTCTGTACCTCACGTAACTGGGAATCGCTATATATTTCTTTAAATCATCTACTTAGGGGCTATATAATATATGTTAAATAATTTAGAATCATTTTCACATCCACCAAGCAAACAGAAATTTGCTGCTACCTTTCGTTTAGTAAGTCGAATTAGTTTTTGGGTACAGTTAGTACTTGGCGGTATTTCTGGCATTGCTGTATTGTTAGCGTGCTTTAGCCGTAACATTACTACTCAAACAAGCAATGCAGGTATAGGATTTAGTATATTTTTGGCCATTGTTGGTATTTTATTGCTGTGCTTTCGAGTATATTGGGCTTTCCGTTATCGAAAACTGGCTAAAACTTTACAAACACCAAATACTCAAAACCATCCCAGAAAGGAAGACGTAATTCAAAACTTACGAATTGGGTTGCTCGCGAGTTTCGTAGGGTTATTAATAGCTTTTATTGCTTCTGAAACGACAGTTGCAATTATTTTGGGCAAAGCAGTAGCACAACCTCAAGGTGTCGCAATCTATCAACCAGAAAATGTAATCCGTTCGCTAGACATTTTTGTAATGTTAGCAAATGTCAACATGATTGGCGCTCACTTTTTTGGGGGAGTTACTTCTCTTGGTTTACTTTATTGGTTAGAAGAGTAACAGCCACAGTATTGATTTGATTTTGCTAGCTATCCCTATGGAAATACTAACCTATTCCTAAAGTAGGATTTACCAAATTTATGAGGATTCTGCCCGACTTTTCTACTATTTAGATTTAACCTCAAAATACAGTCTGTGTTCATGTCTCCTCTTGCTAGTTGAGCGGCTCAACTTTACCTAAAGTACATAATCAAAATTTTTGATTATCGCAAAAAAAGAATAATTTAGAGACTCATTAAGAGTATTTTATATTTTTTCAATAGGTGTCAGCATTTGATTTTTCAAACAATCAATAAAAATAAGCAAAGATGAAATTACCAGGAGGTAATTATGTACAACTTAAACCGTTTTTCTTTAAAAAAAGTTGGATTATTAGGAACAATTTTTGGAAGTTTGCTAATCGGTTCCTCTGCAATTACTCAATCAGCAGTAGCACAGCCGCGAATTTCCCAAATTAATCCTTGTCCTAGTATTTTCTACGAAGAACCACACCGCGATCGAGTTTTAGTTCCAGCAGGATGTCCACCGAATGCTGCAACTTTAAGATTCGGAGGACAACAAGGAACTTCTAGTTCCCAAAGTATTATGGTTCCCGTCTATCCTATGAATGGAAGACGCTCAACTGTTATACAACCACCATTTCCAGAAAGTCGGCAAAGTCCAATTGCAACTATCACACCAACAGCAGGTACAGTTGATGTGAGATTGAAAAATAATACAAACGCTGGTATCTCTTATCAAGCAATTGGTTATACAAAGCCTCGATATCTTGCAGGTAGACAAGAATTTGTCCTACGGAATTTACCAACACCCGTCAGTATCAC
The Nostoc punctiforme PCC 73102 genome window above contains:
- a CDS encoding DUF4336 domain-containing protein, whose product is MSHDPIELYQPINALKPVDKNIWIVDGSVVRMAMYGMAIPFSTRMTVIRLNNGELWCHSPIELTEALKTEIDTLGSVRHLIPPNKIHYAHISIWAKAYPEAIAWASPGVRERAA
- a CDS encoding ATP-binding protein, whose product is MWGLTRRSQLQGYGIAFLTVLLALLLTLLLWQLHRLNSIYPLFLAAVMVSSWYGGLNPGLLATFLSAIVCAYFLLPPFYSLAITGFSVVGLLQFVLVALLISLLNTALRQARSQAQMNAVAALQNYERLRESQDSLRQSEERYRLLVEGVTNYAIFMLDPNGNVTTWNIGAERILGYQEAEIIGQPFERVFSPEAIKQGLPKQVLRKAVAEGFSRENRWHIRKDGTFFWAHCLITPLLDDDGNLRGFSKIMQDITERKQAEEEKEQLLLREQAARAVSEAAQSAAEAANRSKDEFLAIVSHELRTPMTAIIGWAGMLQTGVLDEAKATLALEIIERNANLQMQLIEDLLDISRIVRGELSLSIDLVDLVEVITAAIEVVQSLANAKDIQLETILDTSIEKIWGDSDRLQQVVLNLLTNAIKFTPNGGRVEVRLSKEMGSREEFSQPAIPNYLQIEVTDTGKGISPDFLPHVFERFWQADSTHTRSNKGLGLGLAIALHLVELHGGTIDAQSQGIGQGATFTVKLPILEESRGAALRLRSVTEEQGSRGAGDNNLHFFSQSPAPNPQSPVPNPLSGLRVLVVDDEADVRQWITAVLEECGAEVSAFSSTGQALEALEKLHPDVLISDIGMPGEDGYALMRKIRKLEPELGGRIPAIALTGYARVEDYKEALAAGFQLHVAKPVRAAELIAVVASLGKMSGKL
- a CDS encoding response regulator, yielding MTSKQILVIDDEDDIRQLIQTCLEIMGGWKVLTATSGNQGLLLAQSSQPDAILLDVMMPDMDGLTTFQKLQANQITKNIPVILLTARGRANDQRLFNDLGVRGIISKPFNPQKLAVQVAAALK
- a CDS encoding DUF3611 family protein; translated protein: MLNNLESFSHPPSKQKFAATFRLVSRISFWVQLVLGGISGIAVLLACFSRNITTQTSNAGIGFSIFLAIVGILLLCFRVYWAFRYRKLAKTLQTPNTQNHPRKEDVIQNLRIGLLASFVGLLIAFIASETTVAIILGKAVAQPQGVAIYQPENVIRSLDIFVMLANVNMIGAHFFGGVTSLGLLYWLEE